Genomic window (Jeotgalibaca ciconiae):
CAAAAGGATTAAGTCTTTATATCTGAGAAAGGGAACAAACATGGAAATTTCACAGAATTTTACAATTGGCTCTACTAATCAAGTGCAAACGGCTGCTAAGAAATCAAACTCCGATATGAATATGGATGATTTCCTGAAAATATTGGCCGCTTCATTGCAAATGCCATCTATGGGCGGTAGTGAAGGTGGATCAGATAGTTCGATGGATTATATGAGTCAAATGATTCAGTTCAGCACCATTGAGCAGTTACAAGATTTATCAGAATCATTAACGACAACGATGCTGATGACGCAACAACAACAAGCACTATCGATGATTGGGAAAGAGGCAACAGTGGTACAGGATGGCGAACGGGTTACGGGAATTGTGGAAAAAGCAAAATTTTTAAACGGATATGCGACTCTTCAAATTAATGGAAAAGATTACTATATGAGCAGCGTCATGGAAGTTGGAGCGAATACTCAGTGAATTTACGAATAAACCAACCGTCGTATCCAATACCCAATCCATTACAGAAACCAATCGTCCAGGATAAGAAAGAATTTCAATCTGTCTTATCAGAAAAAAAGTTAAATGATTTAAAAATATCCAACCATGCACAAAAGCGTCTGGAACAGCGTGGTCTTCATCTAGAAGAAAATGATTATACACAGTTAAATTCAGCCGTGGATGAATTAGAGGAAAAAGGCTCAAAAAATTCTTTATTGCTTTACAAAGATTTGGCTTTAATCGCCAGTATCCATAATCGCACCATTATTACTGCGCTAGACCGTGATGAGGTTGATACCATTACGAATATTGACAGTACAAAATTTGTAAAAACACAAGGGCTGGACCGCAAGGAAGCCTCGTCTACTGACCGATTGATGTAGACACCAATAAGAATGAAACAGAATGAAGTGGAGGAAATAATAAAATGTTAAAATCTTTATACTCTGGTGTTAGTGGAATGAAGAATATTCAAACAAAAATGGATGTTATCTCAAATAATATTGCGAACGTAAATACAACTGGTTTTAAGTCAGGCCGTGTTCGTTTTGAAGATATGATCAGTCAGACACTCGCAAATGCCCAAACAAATGTTAACGCAAAACAAGTTGGATTAGGTGTTCAAGTTGGGTCCATTGATAACGTTATGGGTGGAGGAAACTTACAATCTACTGGTAGAGACTTAGACTTTGGGATTGAAAATGGCGATAACTCCTTCTTTACTGTAAGTGCAGATGGAGAAGACGATGAAGTTTACTACACAAGAGATGGCGGTTTTTATATTAACCCAGATAATGAACTTGTAACAGCATCCGGCTATCATGTGCTGGGAGTAATGTCTCCTGCAAAACTTGATGAAAATTTTGATATTACTTCTCTTGAATACGATGAGGCAACAGGAATCAGTAAAATTTCGATTCCAAAAACAATGACAGATGCTGCTGGTGTTGCACAAGATTTAGATAGCTATTCGATTGATGGAAATGGTTTAATCTACGGTGTTTACAATGGTGAATCTTATGTAATCGGACAAGTGTCACTAACGAATTTCAGTAATCCAAGCGGACTTGAAAAAATCGGGGGCAACATGTACCAAGCTTCTAATAACTCAGGAGAAGCTCAAGTAGGTGCAGCCCACCAATCTGAATACGGTACAATCCGTAGTGGCTTCTTAGAAATGTCAAATGTGGATTTATCGAATGAATTTACTGAAATGATTGTAGCGAGCCGTGCTTACCAAGCAAACTCACGTAGTATCACGACTTCTGATCAAATGTTAGAAGAGCTATTAGCATTAAAACGTTAATAAAAAATTTTTAATAGATTAGAGGTAAGAATACCGTGATTATTTTGAAAACTGTCGCAGGGAAGGATTTTTTCTTGAATTGCGAACTAATTTATCGGATTGATGAGAATTTTGACACGATTATCACGTTAACAAATGGTAAAACAATTCCTGTGGCTAACACAGGAGAAGAAATTACAGAAAAAGTTATCGCATATAAGCGAAGAATCATGAATGCTGTGGATTACATTGAAGGGAGGGATAGCGAATGAAAAGAAGTTACGTTTCAGTCATATCATTAGCAGTAGGATTTGCAATGATTTTTTGGGCTATCATTGATGGCGGAGGCAGCGTTGGAGCATTCGTTGACGTTCCTTCTATTATCATCACTGTATTTGGTTCTTTCTGTGCGCTTTTAATTAGTTATCCCATCGAGCAAATCAAGAAAGTTCCCCGGGTCTTAAAGAAACTAGTTGCATCGCCTGATGTGGACCGAGAAGAACTAATAGAGCGAATTGTTGAACTGGCTCGAATCGCTAGGAGCCAAGGTCTTTTAGCTTTGGACAACGAATTGGCTGAAATCGAGAATGAGTTTTTATCAGAAGGCTTAAAGATGGTGGTAGACGGAATGGATCCAGAGACCATTGAAGAAATATTAGAAATGAAAATTTCTAATATGGAAGATCGCCATGGAATTGGACAAGGGATATTTCTAAAATGGAGTGAATTGGCTCCTGCTTTCGGTATGATAGGAACTTTGATTGGTTTGATTAACATGTTGGGAGCTCTAACCGACCCAAGTACAATCGGATCGGGGATGGCAATTGCATTGATTACTACTTTTTACGGTAGTTTCTTAGCGAACTTGGTGTTTGTTCCAATCGCAACGAATCTACAATCGAAAACAGAGGTAGAAGTATTAATCTCTGAGATGATTCTTGAAGGGGTATTAGGAATTCAAGGTGGGCAAAATCCACGTATCATCGAACAAAAATTAACCAGTTATTTAGATGGGAAACCCAAACGGACACGTGTAGCAGATTCACAGGCAGTGCTGCAAAGTGAGGGACAAGGTTATGCGTAAGAAAAAGAAAAAGGAAGTTCAGAGCGCTGGCTCACCGCTTTGGATGACAACTTTCTCTGACTTAGTAACGCTACTATTAACCTTCTTTATTCTTTTGTTCTCCATGTCATCAGTAAGCGATGATAAGTTTAATAAAATGGCATCGTCCTTGTCTGGGGCATTTACGGGTGGAAATGGGATTTTAGATGGAATCATTATGCCACCAGAGGAACTCGTGGATGAGCAAGTTGATGAAGCGGTTGATACGTCCTCCTTTGATCCTGAATTATTGGACATGTACCATGAAGTCTATTATTTTGTGCAAGAACATGGATTAGAAGACAAAATTTCATTGACGGCTGATCAAGACGGTATCTACGTAAATATGAATAGTACTATTTTGTTTGGAGTAGAAAGTTCTGCTGTATCAACAGATGGAAGAGAATTACTAACTTCTGTAGCGGAATTAATTAATCGTTTTGAAAATAAAATTATCGTTGAAGGATATACTGATGATATTCCTAATCAATATGGGCAATATCCAACGAACTGGGAACTATCGGTTAGTCGAGCTGTTTCAGTGGTTCGTTATTTGAGCGAAAATGAAAGTGTCGATCCGAATCGCCTTTCTGCCGTTGGTTATGGAGAACACAAGCCTCTTGTGCCAAATGATTCAGCTGCAAACCGCGCTAAAAATCGACGAGTGAATATCGTCGTTGTGTATGAACGGGAGGAATAATAATCTTGAAAAATGAAAAGAATAACGGGGGACTTACTCTTCCTAAAATTATTATATTGGGTGTCGTAATTGCCATCCTCGCTATTGGAGGCGGAGTAATCGGCTCGATGTTTGACTCTGAAAAAGCTGCAGAATTTTTTGCGGCAACAGATGAAGAAACAGTAGAGATTACCGTTCCTTTGTCAGAATTTTTATTAAATTTAAAACCTGTTTCTTCTAATGATAAAAGTTACTTACGAATCGAATTTTCATTTATGGTATTGAGACCAGAAGATGAAGAGGAACTGCTTGCCCAAGAAGCTGTCGTTCGTGATGCAGTGATTGCCATTTTACGTCAAAAGACTGCTGATACAATTTTTTCAGAAGAAAATGGCAGCTTAACAGTTAAGACAGAAATAAAAGAAAAAGTAAATGAAATAATCGGTCGTCCAATTATTGAAGATATTTATGTGACGAATATGGTTATGCAATAAAGAAAGGTGCTGAAACTCAAATGGGAATGGAATATGTTTTGAAGAGTGTCGTGGCTCTGTTGATTATTATTGTTGCAGCAAATTTTTTATTGCAAAAAATGAATCGACTCTCATCAAAAGGCAGCCCAAACATGCAAATAGTTGAAAGAATGGCTGTCAGCCGTACTTCTTCTATTTGTATCGTTGAGATTATGGGAAAGTATTATTTGATGAGTTGCACCGAACAACATAATGAAATTCTCAAAGAGTTGGATGAAACTGAGATGAAGAGAAGCACCTCTTCTAGTTTTCTTATGAATCAATTGAAAGAAAAGAGGAGTAGCAATTGAAAAAAGCAATGAAGCCGATATTGCTCTCTCTTTTCATCCTTTTTTCTACTATGCCTGCTGTAAAGGCAACTGGATTAGAAGATATTCTGTCAGACGGCGCAGCGACGCCTGATGCAGTGAAATTATATGTTTTACTTGGATTATTGAGCATTATTCCTGCTTTCTTAATTTTAACGACGAGTTTTACGCGTATCATCATTGTCTTATCCTTTTTGAGAAGCTCACTAGGAACGCAGCAGAATCCACCGAATATGTTACTGACTGGTTTAGCAATGTTTCTGACGGTTTTTATTATGCAACCAATTTATTCTCAAGTAAATGACGAAGCACTTCAGCCATTTTTGAATGATGAGATTAGCATTGAAGTAGCTTTGGAGAGGGCAGAAGTCCCAATTAAAGATTTCATGCTGGATCAAACAAGAGCAAAAGATTTGCAATTATTTTTAGAATTATCTAACGCTGATTTAGAGATTGAATCCCGAGCAGACATTCCATTGTCGGCAACGATTCCTGCATTTGCGATCAGTGAGCTCCGAACGGCATTTACCATTGGTTTTTTGCTATTTATCCCTTTTCTGATTATTGATATGGTTGTAGCGAGTATTTTAATGTCGATGGGAATGTTCATGTTATCCCCGGTAATGATTTCCTTACCGTTCAAATTGTTGTTATTTGTATTAGTTGATGGTTGGTATTTAGTTGTGGAGTCAGTAGTTTTAGGCTTTTTCTAGAACGGATGAACGGATCGAGGGGTAGAAAATGACGTTAGAAAGTAGTTTAGATATCGTAAGAGAAGCTTTTCTCGTAATTATTACGGTAGCAGGGCCAGTTTTGCTAGTGGCTTTAGTTGTAGGGCTGTTTATTAGTATTATCCAAGCTGCCACACAAATCCAAGAACAGACCCTGAGTTTCGTGCCAAAAGTTTTAGCGGTTATTGGCTCACTGATTGTGCTGGGGAACTTCATGTTAAATTCCATAGTCAGTTTTACTGAAAGAATTTTTGAAATCATTTCTGGATTGTAGGAGTTGAGGAAGTGTCGCCAAGTTTGCAGGTTTTTTTATTAGTATTGGTGCGAGTCAGTTCTTTCATATTCATTTCGCCAGGATTTTCTCTCAAAGGAATGCCCGCTTTTATGAAGATTGGTCTTTCTGTTGGATTGAGTTTTCCCGTTTATAGTGTTCTTCCTGTTTTTTCAGAATCCTATGCTTTTCCAGTATTTGCTTGGTTCGCAACAAAAGAAGCGTTAATTGGTTTGACAATCGGTTATATCTCTTTACTATTCTTCACTGCTGCGGAAATGGCAGGCTCGCTTGCAGATGCGCAGGCCGGTTTCACAATGGCTGCTTTACTGGATCCTTCATTGGGCATCAACATGTCTTTTCTAGGAAAAGTTTACTATTGGTTAACTCTAGCGATTTTTTTTATTGCAGACCTGCATCATTTAATGATTCAAGCGATTGTCTATTCTTTCCAGCAAGTACCGATTGCAACGACTACAGCGGCCATTCAAACCGAGGGAATTGTAACACTTTTCTCGATGGTATTTACAGCTGCTTTTAATCTAGCAGCACCTTTAATGATAGTTGCGCTCTTAACGGAGATTTTATTAGGAGTACTTTCTCGAACGGTGCCGCAAATTAACGTTTTGATTTTAAGTATGCCCTTAAAAGTACTTGTGATTGTTATTTTTATGCTTGCTTTTCTGCCAGTGCTTTTGGAAAATCTATCTGCTTTCCTGCCACTGATGATTAAGTATACGAACGAGTTCATTCGTTCGCTGTCTATTGGATAAGAAGGTGAAAGTAGAAGATGTCTGAAAAGGACGGAAAAACAGAAAAGGCCACCCCAAAGAAGCTTCGCGATGCCCGAAAAAAAGGAGAACTCGCGAAGAGTCAAGAATTGTCCAGTTCCATAACGTTTGCGATTTTTGCTTTGGTGGGTGTGACACTCGTTACTTATACATTGGAAAATGCTTATCCTTTTTTAATCCGGATGCTGACCATTCCCAAATCCGTTGATACGATTCAAAATGATTTGAATCAAATCGGCTTGCAAGCTATTCTTTATTTCTTTATTTTTGTCGGTCCCTTCCTATTGGTTGGCTTTGTTGGTGCTTATCTCGCGAATGTCATGCAAGTTGGGCTTCTTTTTTCAAAAGAAGCATTGAAGCCAAAACTTAGTCGATTGAACCCAGTGAGCGGATTAAAAAATATGTTCAGTACAACAGCCTTATTCAATCTCGCAAAAAATTTAGCGAAGCTGGGTTTGCTGCTCTGGGTTGCTCTTTCTTCTGCGGAAGAAGCAGGCTATTATGCACTGAATGCCGGGAGAGTGGGAACGGAAAAACTATTCTTTCTTATGCTGGAAATCATTAAAAGTGTGAGCGCAAATTTGGCAGGACTCTTGTTTGTATTAGGAGCAGCGGACTTTGCCTATCAAAAGTATAGTTTCCAAAAGAAAATGAGAATGAGTAAACAGGAAATAAAAGATGAATACAAGGAAATGGAAGGCGATCCGCAAGTGAAGTCGCAGCGGAAACAAAAATATCGTCAGTTAACGCGTGGGATGGTAAAGGATGTTGATACGGCAACGGTTGTGATTACAAACCCAACGCATCTAGCTATTGCCATTCGATATGATCGTTCAAAAGATGATGTTCCAATTGTTGTAGCAAAAGGAGCCGATCACATGGCAGCTATTATCCGGGAACGCGCGAAAGACCATGATGTTCCCATTATGGAGAACAAACCAATCGCACGGGCTTTGTATCAGACAGTCGATGCAGGCCAGTCGGTACCCGCGGACATGTATCAAGCCATTGCGGAAATCTTAGCTCTTGTCTATCAAATGGAAGAGTTACAGAAAAAGAAAATTTAATCAGTATAGAAATAATGGAGGAAGAAAGAAATGGCCATGAATATTTTGAAAAAAGCACAAAGAAGAACGGCAACGATGGACATCAGTGTATCGATTTTTGTCGTAATGATTCTAGCGATGATTATTCTTCCTTTACCAGTAGGTATATTGGATTTTATGCTGGTCTTGAATTTGGCTCTTTCTATTACAATTTTATTATTAACCTTATTTACGAAAAGCGTCTTGGAATTTTCTAGTTTTCCAACTGTTTTATTGATCACTACCATGTTTCGCCTTGGATTAAGTGTGGCTTCCACACGACTGATCTTGACTGAAGGAAATGCCGGGCAAGTAATCGATACCTTCGCCAACTTAGTAGCCGGTAATAACATGATTGTTGGAGCGGTTATTTTTCTAATCATCTTTATCGTGCAGATGATCGTTGTAACGAGCGGTTCGAGCCGGGTATCGGAAGTATCTGCCCGCTTTACCTTGGATGCGATGCCTGGAAAACAAATGTCGATTGACTCTGATTTGGCTTCCGGATTGATTACTGAAGAAGATGCTCGTAAACGCCGCAGTGACTTAGAGCGCGAAACGCAGTTCTATGGAGCGATGGATGGGGCAAGTAAATTCGTTAAAGGCGATGCAACGGCGAGTATTATCATCACCTTAATCAACTTACTTGGTGGTGTATTAATTTTCTCCCTGCAACATGGTATGGGAATTGGAGAGGCATTAAATCAATTTGGTAAGTTAACGATTGGAGATGGGTTGGTAAGTCAGATTCCAGCTTTGCTGATCTCGATTGCCTCTGGTATTTTGGTAACTCGTTCTGGAACATCTAAAAGTTTTGGTAGTTCTTTAGTTCCCGAATTATTTTCAACTACAAAAGTAATGTTTATCCTTTGTGGCATCATGATTGTATTTGGCTTCACTCCTGGCTTTCCTACTTTTACCTTCTTAATGGTTGGGATAGCTTCTGGCGTAGGTGGCTATCTATTGAATGAAAATGAAAAAGCACAAAAAGAAAAAAACATTCAATCTGAGCAAGAGCAACTTGCTCAAAAAAGAACCGAACGTGATAAAAATACAAAAGAAGTCATTGTGCCGCATCAAGTGGATGCCATCTCTATTGAGATTGGCTACGGATTGATCGGTATCGCCGATGAAAGTAAAGACGAAAATATTATGAGCCAAGTATTGATTATTCGTAAGCAATTCGCACAAGAACTAGGGCTGTTATTAGGACCGATTCGGATTCGCGATAATTTGCAATTAGAGATGAACGAATATGCTATTAAGATAAAGGGGAATACGCAAGCAAAAGGTACCCTTTATATGGACAAAGAATTGATGTTGATTCCCGATGGACAAGAAGTTTCCTTTAAAGGGATTCCAGCAAAAGAGCCGGCTTTTGGTTTAGATGCATTATGGATTGAATCTTCTGACCGAGAAATGGCAGAAATTAGTGACTTTACAGTTGTAGATCCACTCACTGTTCTTGTTACACATTTGAAAGAAACCATCCGCTTGAACAGCTATTCTCTCTTGGGACGACAAGAAGTGAAGCAGTTACTTGAAGGATTGAAGGATAAATACAATGTTGTTATTGATGAATTGATTCCAGATGTGTTGCGTTTAGGAGAAGTTCAAAAAGTCCTGCAGAATCTACTGAAAGAGCAAATTCCTATTACAGATATGGTTACCATTTTAGAAACTCTTGCTGACTATGGAAATACTGTGAAAGATACGGAACTATTAACAGAATATGTTCGCCAAGCCTTGAAGTATACCGTTGTTCAACCCTATATGGATGAAACGCAAACCCTACATGTCGTAACGGTACATCCAGATACAGAAGAATTATTGGGACGAAATATTCAAAAATCTTCTGCCGGCTCCATCCCTGTTTTACAGGGAGATGTCATTACAAGATTATTTGATTCCATCAAAACGATTCATTTTCAATTGGAGGCGCAGGGGATTCCCCACATTCTCCTAGTTTCGCCCAAAATTCGTCCTGCAATGAAGAATTTAATTAATTATAATTTTCCTGAATTGGCAGTCTTATCATTAAATGAAGTGCCAAATGAAATTGCGATTACAGCAGCAGGAATGGTTGAGTCAATCGTGTAGCGAAGTCTATAGGAGGTGAGCCATGTATTCTGAATATGAACAAAGCCGAGAAGATCAGATTCTTCAATATTTACCATTGGTAGAAAAAGTTGTGAATGGAATTAATGTGAAAAGCCGTGAATATGAACGAGGAGATTTAATCAATTTTGGTGTAATCGGATTGATGGATGCCATTGAAAAATACGATCATCTTCAAAAAGTTCCATTTGAAAGCTATGCGTATTTACGAATTCGCGGCGCCATTATTGACGAAGTTCGAAAGACTTCCCATGTATCTCGAAATGGAATGGACAAAGTAAAGAAATTCTATCGTGCCAAAGAAGATTTACAAAATTCTTTAAAACGTGACCCTTCTGAGAAGGAAATCATGCAGAGTATGAATTTATCTGAAAAACAGTTGGATGATATTTATGATATTATTCACCAGCTTTCAGCAGTAAGTTTAGAACAGTTGATATTTAATGAAGATGGTAATGGCACAACGCTTGTTGAGTTTATTGAAGATCCGCATACGGAACAAGCAGAAGATTTAGTATTGCTGCAAGAACAAAAAGCTTACTTGGTTGAAGCGGTTAAGCAGCTGACTGAGAGAGAACAACAAATTCTCCAGTTATATTATCATGATAAGCTGCCATTGAAAGAAATTGCTTATATCTTTGATGTTTCAGTACCACGCATTTCCCAAATTCACGGAAAGGCGATCGTTAAACTAAGAGATTATATTGGGAGGGAATACCGTGATTAGAAGTTTTAATACCTTGCAACAAAACTTTGCTAACTTACAAAGGAAGCAGGAAATGGTTAGTTCGAATCTTTCAAACTTAAATACGCCGGGATATCGTGCCCAAAAATCGGTACAAAGTACGCAAGAAGAACGAGAGATGTTTAATAACCTAGGCGGTGCGAACCGAGATCAACGAACCAATATTGGTGGTTTTACTTTTAGCAATTATATTGATGAAGTTTATGAAGATAATACACCAGGGGTTTTGAGACAGGATGATACGAACCCGACACAATACATTGAACTGTCTAATGTGAACGCAGCAGATGAAATGATTGAGATGATGAAAATTTCTCGTGAATTTGAAGCAAACCAGCGCGCGCTTCATGCAAGTGACGAGACCTTGCGAAAAGCAAGCAATGAAATTGGGAAAGTTTAGAAAAGGAGACCGGACATAAATGAATCCAGCTTTAGGAATTTCTCGAACAGGGATGCACGCATTTCAAAATGCGATGGATACAATCTCATACGATATAGCCAATGTAAACACAACAGCTTACAAAGGCCGCCAATCGGAATTTGAAACATTGTTGACAAATGCGACAACCACCCCCGAAGACCTGACGATTGAGATCAGCAGCGGCTCAAGAAATGAAGTTTCTGCATTGAACATGCAGCAAGGAAGTTTGACAGCGAGCGAAGGCGAGTTTCAGTTAGCGATTGTAGAAGGCGGTTTTTTCCAAGTTACAGGAGCTGATGGAGAAGCCTACTACACGCGCGATGGAAACTTTCTTGTGAATCCAAATGGTATTGTTGTGAATGCCCATGGGGAAGCACTAACGATTGCAGCCAACGCAGTACCGACTGATACACCGGTATATTTAATCAATCCAGAGCAATTAATAGCAGTAGGCGAAAATAAATTTGTCTTGGCCGATGGTGCAACAGCTGTTCAAGACAATAACGCAACGGTGCTTCAAGGTTACTTGGAAAATTCCAATGTGGATTTGGCTACCCGTTTTACAGATATGATGGTGGTACAACGTGCTTATGCTATGAATGTAAAAGCAGCGCAAAGTGCGGATGAGATGATGAGTATGATTAATCAGTTTAAGCAATAGAAAGAGTGTAATGAAATGAACATCATTGAGTGTATGAATGCAACGAAGATTTATCAAAATGGCGTAGCTGGGGTCAAAGATGTTTCCCTTTCAATTAGAGAAGGAGAATTTCTTTATCTATTAGGATCGAGCGGCTCTGGTAAATCAACTCTTATCAATTTGTTGTCGTGTCAAGAAACCCTTTCAAAAGGGAAAGCAATCGTTTGTGGCTATGATCTCAGTAAGTTAAAGAAAAAAGATTTTTACAAAGTTCGTAGAGAAATCGGTGTTGTTTATCAAAACTACAAACTACTTCCGAACAAGACCATCTATGAAAATATTGCATTTATTTTAGAAAGTACGGATACTCCTCTTGATGAAATCGATAGTAAAATT
Coding sequences:
- a CDS encoding flagellar hook capping FlgD N-terminal domain-containing protein — protein: MEISQNFTIGSTNQVQTAAKKSNSDMNMDDFLKILAASLQMPSMGGSEGGSDSSMDYMSQMIQFSTIEQLQDLSESLTTTMLMTQQQQALSMIGKEATVVQDGERVTGIVEKAKFLNGYATLQINGKDYYMSSVMEVGANTQ
- a CDS encoding TIGR02530 family flagellar biosynthesis protein, with amino-acid sequence MNLRINQPSYPIPNPLQKPIVQDKKEFQSVLSEKKLNDLKISNHAQKRLEQRGLHLEENDYTQLNSAVDELEEKGSKNSLLLYKDLALIASIHNRTIITALDRDEVDTITNIDSTKFVKTQGLDRKEASSTDRLM
- a CDS encoding flagellar hook-basal body complex protein; this encodes MLKSLYSGVSGMKNIQTKMDVISNNIANVNTTGFKSGRVRFEDMISQTLANAQTNVNAKQVGLGVQVGSIDNVMGGGNLQSTGRDLDFGIENGDNSFFTVSADGEDDEVYYTRDGGFYINPDNELVTASGYHVLGVMSPAKLDENFDITSLEYDEATGISKISIPKTMTDAAGVAQDLDSYSIDGNGLIYGVYNGESYVIGQVSLTNFSNPSGLEKIGGNMYQASNNSGEAQVGAAHQSEYGTIRSGFLEMSNVDLSNEFTEMIVASRAYQANSRSITTSDQMLEELLALKR
- a CDS encoding flagellar FlbD family protein, which gives rise to MIILKTVAGKDFFLNCELIYRIDENFDTIITLTNGKTIPVANTGEEITEKVIAYKRRIMNAVDYIEGRDSE
- a CDS encoding motility protein A translates to MKRSYVSVISLAVGFAMIFWAIIDGGGSVGAFVDVPSIIITVFGSFCALLISYPIEQIKKVPRVLKKLVASPDVDREELIERIVELARIARSQGLLALDNELAEIENEFLSEGLKMVVDGMDPETIEEILEMKISNMEDRHGIGQGIFLKWSELAPAFGMIGTLIGLINMLGALTDPSTIGSGMAIALITTFYGSFLANLVFVPIATNLQSKTEVEVLISEMILEGVLGIQGGQNPRIIEQKLTSYLDGKPKRTRVADSQAVLQSEGQGYA
- a CDS encoding flagellar motor protein MotB; translation: MRKKKKKEVQSAGSPLWMTTFSDLVTLLLTFFILLFSMSSVSDDKFNKMASSLSGAFTGGNGILDGIIMPPEELVDEQVDEAVDTSSFDPELLDMYHEVYYFVQEHGLEDKISLTADQDGIYVNMNSTILFGVESSAVSTDGRELLTSVAELINRFENKIIVEGYTDDIPNQYGQYPTNWELSVSRAVSVVRYLSENESVDPNRLSAVGYGEHKPLVPNDSAANRAKNRRVNIVVVYEREE
- a CDS encoding flagellar basal body-associated FliL family protein, whose amino-acid sequence is MKNEKNNGGLTLPKIIILGVVIAILAIGGGVIGSMFDSEKAAEFFAATDEETVEITVPLSEFLLNLKPVSSNDKSYLRIEFSFMVLRPEDEEELLAQEAVVRDAVIAILRQKTADTIFSEENGSLTVKTEIKEKVNEIIGRPIIEDIYVTNMVMQ
- a CDS encoding flagellar biosynthetic protein FliO, with translation MGMEYVLKSVVALLIIIVAANFLLQKMNRLSSKGSPNMQIVERMAVSRTSSICIVEIMGKYYLMSCTEQHNEILKELDETEMKRSTSSSFLMNQLKEKRSSN
- the fliP gene encoding flagellar type III secretion system pore protein FliP (The bacterial flagellar biogenesis protein FliP forms a type III secretion system (T3SS)-type pore required for flagellar assembly.) encodes the protein MKPILLSLFILFSTMPAVKATGLEDILSDGAATPDAVKLYVLLGLLSIIPAFLILTTSFTRIIIVLSFLRSSLGTQQNPPNMLLTGLAMFLTVFIMQPIYSQVNDEALQPFLNDEISIEVALERAEVPIKDFMLDQTRAKDLQLFLELSNADLEIESRADIPLSATIPAFAISELRTAFTIGFLLFIPFLIIDMVVASILMSMGMFMLSPVMISLPFKLLLFVLVDGWYLVVESVVLGFF
- the fliQ gene encoding flagellar biosynthesis protein FliQ; this translates as MTLESSLDIVREAFLVIITVAGPVLLVALVVGLFISIIQAATQIQEQTLSFVPKVLAVIGSLIVLGNFMLNSIVSFTERIFEIISGL
- a CDS encoding flagellar biosynthetic protein FliR → MSPSLQVFLLVLVRVSSFIFISPGFSLKGMPAFMKIGLSVGLSFPVYSVLPVFSESYAFPVFAWFATKEALIGLTIGYISLLFFTAAEMAGSLADAQAGFTMAALLDPSLGINMSFLGKVYYWLTLAIFFIADLHHLMIQAIVYSFQQVPIATTTAAIQTEGIVTLFSMVFTAAFNLAAPLMIVALLTEILLGVLSRTVPQINVLILSMPLKVLVIVIFMLAFLPVLLENLSAFLPLMIKYTNEFIRSLSIG
- the flhB gene encoding flagellar biosynthesis protein FlhB; translated protein: MSEKDGKTEKATPKKLRDARKKGELAKSQELSSSITFAIFALVGVTLVTYTLENAYPFLIRMLTIPKSVDTIQNDLNQIGLQAILYFFIFVGPFLLVGFVGAYLANVMQVGLLFSKEALKPKLSRLNPVSGLKNMFSTTALFNLAKNLAKLGLLLWVALSSAEEAGYYALNAGRVGTEKLFFLMLEIIKSVSANLAGLLFVLGAADFAYQKYSFQKKMRMSKQEIKDEYKEMEGDPQVKSQRKQKYRQLTRGMVKDVDTATVVITNPTHLAIAIRYDRSKDDVPIVVAKGADHMAAIIRERAKDHDVPIMENKPIARALYQTVDAGQSVPADMYQAIAEILALVYQMEELQKKKI
- the flhA gene encoding flagellar biosynthesis protein FlhA, with the translated sequence MNILKKAQRRTATMDISVSIFVVMILAMIILPLPVGILDFMLVLNLALSITILLLTLFTKSVLEFSSFPTVLLITTMFRLGLSVASTRLILTEGNAGQVIDTFANLVAGNNMIVGAVIFLIIFIVQMIVVTSGSSRVSEVSARFTLDAMPGKQMSIDSDLASGLITEEDARKRRSDLERETQFYGAMDGASKFVKGDATASIIITLINLLGGVLIFSLQHGMGIGEALNQFGKLTIGDGLVSQIPALLISIASGILVTRSGTSKSFGSSLVPELFSTTKVMFILCGIMIVFGFTPGFPTFTFLMVGIASGVGGYLLNENEKAQKEKNIQSEQEQLAQKRTERDKNTKEVIVPHQVDAISIEIGYGLIGIADESKDENIMSQVLIIRKQFAQELGLLLGPIRIRDNLQLEMNEYAIKIKGNTQAKGTLYMDKELMLIPDGQEVSFKGIPAKEPAFGLDALWIESSDREMAEISDFTVVDPLTVLVTHLKETIRLNSYSLLGRQEVKQLLEGLKDKYNVVIDELIPDVLRLGEVQKVLQNLLKEQIPITDMVTILETLADYGNTVKDTELLTEYVRQALKYTVVQPYMDETQTLHVVTVHPDTEELLGRNIQKSSAGSIPVLQGDVITRLFDSIKTIHFQLEAQGIPHILLVSPKIRPAMKNLINYNFPELAVLSLNEVPNEIAITAAGMVESIV
- a CDS encoding sigma-70 family RNA polymerase sigma factor, coding for MYSEYEQSREDQILQYLPLVEKVVNGINVKSREYERGDLINFGVIGLMDAIEKYDHLQKVPFESYAYLRIRGAIIDEVRKTSHVSRNGMDKVKKFYRAKEDLQNSLKRDPSEKEIMQSMNLSEKQLDDIYDIIHQLSAVSLEQLIFNEDGNGTTLVEFIEDPHTEQAEDLVLLQEQKAYLVEAVKQLTEREQQILQLYYHDKLPLKEIAYIFDVSVPRISQIHGKAIVKLRDYIGREYRD